The following proteins are co-located in the Desulfobacterales bacterium genome:
- a CDS encoding IS110 family transposase, protein MGWKKRKQTTLTKRRCTMTLYTGFDLHSNNNYLGIIDNYGKRIFKKKLHNQPEQILNTLNPYQHDIAGIVVESTYNWYWLVDLLMENGYKVHLANPSAITTYKGLKHCDDNHDAFWLAEMLRLGILPEGYIYPKEQRPFRDLLRKRGHLVKTRSSLIISLQNIISRNCGHRINVNDVKRLKQDMVQPLLQDNEDIALSGKASKETIDFLTRKIRDIESAIEKKAMLTSNYRHLLSMPGVGKILGLTIQLESGPIERFPKAGNYVSYCRKVNSKWTSNGKQKGKGNKKNGNKYLCWAFSEAAELARRYDESARSYFNRKMHRTNRMVAHGALSHKLAKAAYYIMKDGVPFDSAKLFS, encoded by the coding sequence TTGGGTTGGAAAAAGAGAAAACAAACAACCCTAACAAAAAGGAGGTGCACAATGACATTGTACACAGGTTTTGATCTTCATTCAAACAACAATTACCTGGGCATCATCGACAACTATGGCAAGCGCATTTTCAAAAAAAAACTTCACAATCAACCGGAACAGATTCTTAACACCTTGAATCCTTATCAACATGACATTGCCGGTATTGTGGTCGAATCAACCTATAACTGGTATTGGCTAGTGGATCTGCTTATGGAAAATGGATATAAAGTGCATCTGGCAAATCCTTCAGCCATAACCACCTACAAAGGACTCAAGCACTGCGATGACAATCATGATGCTTTCTGGTTGGCTGAAATGCTGCGGCTGGGTATTTTGCCGGAAGGCTATATATACCCCAAAGAGCAGCGGCCATTCCGGGATCTGCTTCGAAAAAGAGGGCATCTCGTGAAGACCCGCAGTTCGCTAATTATCAGTCTGCAAAACATTATCTCAAGAAATTGCGGGCATCGGATCAATGTAAATGATGTCAAACGACTTAAACAAGATATGGTTCAACCCTTGCTGCAGGATAACGAAGATATAGCCCTCAGCGGCAAAGCCAGCAAGGAAACGATCGATTTTTTAACTAGAAAAATACGAGACATTGAGTCAGCGATTGAAAAGAAAGCAATGCTTACCAGCAACTATAGACACCTGCTTTCAATGCCAGGCGTGGGAAAAATACTGGGTCTGACAATCCAGCTGGAAAGCGGCCCCATAGAGCGTTTTCCAAAAGCGGGCAATTATGTCTCATACTGCCGAAAGGTCAACAGCAAATGGACCAGCAATGGCAAGCAAAAGGGCAAGGGGAACAAAAAAAATGGAAACAAATATCTTTGCTGGGCCTTTTCTGAAGCCGCCGAGCTGGCAAGGCGCTATGATGAATCTGCCCGCAGTTATTTTAACCGAAAGATGCATAGAACAAACCGGATGGTGGCCCATGGGGCTTTGTCGCACAAGCTGGCAAAAGCGGCGTATTACATCATGAAAGACGGAGTGCCATTCGATTCGGCTAAACTATTTTCATAA
- a CDS encoding DsrE family protein: MSGKSHLYVLWTNADAVTAEKMVFMYTINSIKRRWWESVTLIIWGATAGLVSENVDIQKKVKEAREAGVHVSACKACADQLGATEILEQLGIEVKYWGEPLTGILKSEEALLTV, from the coding sequence ATGAGTGGAAAATCACATCTCTATGTTTTATGGACCAATGCGGATGCAGTAACTGCCGAAAAAATGGTTTTTATGTATACCATCAATTCCATAAAACGCCGATGGTGGGAAAGCGTCACCCTGATTATCTGGGGGGCAACCGCCGGGCTGGTATCTGAAAATGTCGATATTCAGAAAAAAGTAAAGGAAGCCAGAGAAGCCGGGGTTCATGTGTCAGCCTGCAAGGCCTGTGCGGATCAGCTCGGAGCAACCGAGATACTTGAACAGCTCGGGATCGAAGTCAAGTACTGGGGCGAGCCGCTGACAGGGATTTTAAAGAGCGAAGAGGCGTTGCTCACAGTTTAA